One region of Takifugu flavidus isolate HTHZ2018 chromosome 14, ASM371156v2, whole genome shotgun sequence genomic DNA includes:
- the smg6 gene encoding LOW QUALITY PROTEIN: telomerase-binding protein EST1A (The sequence of the model RefSeq protein was modified relative to this genomic sequence to represent the inferred CDS: inserted 1 base in 1 codon), producing the protein MANELDRVRISAAELRAEASNSLNIAVCAKEEQHQCRSDKPLNKHAGKRPERQRYQTAPVRHHRDEDEEPAQNRGPPSDSHKPKEHLQRGKGNASEKALPRHGVTNGTDQRMTDDSCSAQNDRKESRAKTEVNEAPSPVKTREHQEPVGAAKPTKKARKPDQEFYQPGNRRSIQGKDCGVGKEKDKPRAQKPGQKAEQDLQLSTGEGEGTLKTAVHKQRGKDKDAKCVINETQRNQESQDVGKPPRPSDAAIDDVTNKVEKLNVAEKGDVKFEGQVVGEKSCKKEQMADKQKKREKADEERAEKKERGNRRRKGGDREREKNDSKKADEVGERGKGERAKTEKERSKRDADNGNTLGKKERRENHRENRSGDKDGCSSDTAKDTRTHGTLDVATEGGGRKQPNAKISTPISKRYSKSDIRRSRHRTYSSSSASSVTSLEGPGLGVDGAGTKWPRVEPRRGEKERVTNNGRGSRSHLQSWTTNEESSAESMDGSEMSDTVDNRRRGKNGWEKARGERNKSGETKGRGRGILHISLERQSATSSQNTHPQHGRQSVAPRGRGGGILVLPSRSTLSNAPEVGQSRLFGNRGGASSRSRGGRGGGVRRLWDPNNPDQKPALMNSQSQQSPLQQPTYLQSGYGQLHFLDTDDEVVGSPPVPQGEHFRSRQAAMAFYKFQNSDNPYCYPMSPGNQHNTGQYYPYPYHMGPYQMSPTNSMYTGSGVGQFSSGYRGVGYTQSGEGGALTFEEVEQRARGELGRLLRAADAQELQLSNLLSRDRLSAEGLDRMAHLRADLLKLYEQVILTDIEFSDSQNVDQALWKNVFYQVIERFRQLLKDPTHDNVDNIRNILLTLLDEGALFFDSLLQKLQTTFQFRLEDYMDGVAVRARPLRKTVKYALISAQRCMICQGDIARYREQASDTANYGKARSWYLKAQQIAPKNGRPYNQLALLAVYTKRKLDAVYYYMRSLAASNPILTAKESLMSLFEEVKRKTEQLERRRRQEDEGGSRGPAVRGRGRRDDGARVEIWIRPSGPVAAPSSQRGGSESSRDSEQDGELVSLSASELNKRFILSFLHAHGKLFTKVGMESFPGVAAXVLQEFRTLLQHGPALVGSTHMLQIITINMFTIHNNHSQGEEGEERSALHEQSIALGLGMFALLVQRCTELLRDTPTVQIDDAEEGQKGEEMEGMVHVSASSLDLRELLPSIKVWSDWMLGHPDQWNPPPHSLDCCPDVWQCLADLCNVLARVDHEEVPLYKVDTEESEGDEELTVLQLKEDRLLAGFVPLLAAPQEPCYIDRHTDTAIAADCKRVTVLKYFLEALCGQEEPLLAFKGGKYISVATPPSNHSGDMRSRQDSLTEKESDDVIIEAESSLSASEDEEEAGDSENDIRQLKARRHALANKLAQQQKRKDKIQAVLQIGGQLELEVRPLFLVPDTNGFIDHLAGLKKLLQCGTYIIVVPLIVITELDGLAKGQDNFGGRLGPGAPKTGTAAHFQAVQANARLAVSFLEKGFEAREPCLRALTSRGSQLESIAFRSEDTSRQQGNNDDVILSCCLHYCKDKAKDFMPSERSGTVRLQREVVLLTDDRNLRVKALTRNVPVRDIPAFLSWAKVG; encoded by the exons AAAAGCTTTGCCAAGACACGGGGTGACTAACGGCACTGACCAGCGGATGACAGATGACAGTTGTAGCGCCCAAAATGACAGAAAGGAGAGTCGGGCTAAAACGGAAGTGAATGAGGCGCCGAGCCCGGTCAAAACTAGAGAGCATCAGGAACCTGTTGGAGCCGCCAAGCCAACCAAAAAAGCACGCAAACCAGACCAAGAATTTTATCAACCTGGAAATAGGAGGAGCATTCAAGGAAAGGACTGTGGAGTAGGAAAAGAGAAAGATAAGCCCCGGGCTCAAAAGCCTGGGCAGAAAGCTGAGCAGGATTTACAGCTGAGTacaggggaaggggaggggaccTTGAAAACAGCTGTACACAAGCAGAGAGGGAAAGATAAAGATGCAAAATGTGTGATAAATGAGACGCAGAGAAACCAAGAGAGCCAAGACGTAGGAAAACCTCCACGACCTTCTGACGCCGCCATTGACGACGTTACTAACAAAGTGGAAAAGCTCAACGTGGCAGAAAAGGGTGATGTGAAATTTGAAGGCCAAGTTGTTGGAGAGAAAAGTTGCAAGAAGGAGCAAATGGCTGataagcagaaaaaaagagaaaaagcagacgaagaaagagcagaaaagaaggaaaggggCAATCGtaggagaaaagggggagatAGGGAAAGAGAAAAGAACGATTCCAAAAAAGCTGATGAAGTGGGGGAGAGGGGAAAGGGTGAAAGGGCTAAAACGGAGAAAGAACGGAGTAAGAGAGACGCAGATAATGGCAACACCCTgggtaaaaaagagagaagagagaatcacagagaaaacagaagtgGAGATAAAGACGGCTGCTCCTCTGATACGGCAAAAGACACCAGGACACACGGAACCCTCGACGTGGCCACAGAAGGAGGCGGCAGAAAGCAACCCAATGCAAAGATTTCCACACCCATCTCAAAACGCTATTCCAAATCGGATATTCGACGCTCCCGCCATCGCACTTACAGCAGTAGCTCGGCCAGCAGTGTCACCAGCTTGGAAGGTCCCGGTTTAGGAGTGGATGGCGCAGGTACCAAGTGGCCACGCGTGGAGCCAAGACgtggggagaaagagagggtgaCAAATAATGGGAGAGGAAGCCGATCTCATTTACAGAGTTGGACAACCAATGAGGAATCATCGGCAGAATCCATGGATGGAAGTGAGATGAGTGACACAGTAGACAAtcggaggagaggaaaaaatgggTGGGAAAAAGcgagaggagaaagaaacaaaTCCGGGGAAACCAAAGGTAGAGGCCGGGGAATCCTGCACATTTCTCTTGAAAGGCAGTCGGCTACTtcatcacaaaacacacatccaCAACATGGCAGACAGAGCGTGGCTCCGCGAGGCCGCGGCGGGGGTATTCTGGTGCTCCCATCTCGCTCCACCCTCTCCAACGCACCCGAGGTTGGACAAAGTCGTCTTTTTGGAAACCGGGGAGGAGCATCTTCCAGGAGCcggggaggaagaggcggaggagTGAGGCGACTCTGGGATCCAAATAACCCCGACCAGAAACCTGCTCTTATGAACAGCCAGTCGCAGCAGTCGCCTCTCCAACAGCCCACCTACCTGCAAAGTGGATATGGACAGCTTCATTTTCTGGACACGGACGACGAGGTAGTGGGCAGCCCCCCGGTCCCACAGGGAGAGCACTTTCGGTCCAGGCAGGCTGCCATGGCCTTCTACAAATTTCAAAACTCTGACAACCCATACTGTTACCCCATGTCTCCTGGCAACCAACACAACACTGGCCAGTACTATCCATACCCTTATCATATGGGCCCCTACCAAATGTCTCCCACTAACAGTATGTATACTGGGTCCGGTGTGGGGCAGTTCTCTAGCGGTTATAGGGGAGTAGGTTATACTCAGTCAGGTGAAGGAGGTGCTTTGACATTCGAAGAAGTGGAACAGCGAGCTAGGGGAGAGCTGGGACGGCTGCTGAGGGCTGCAGATGCCCAGGAGCTCCAACTCAGTAACCTGCTGTCCAGGGACAGGTTGAGTGCTGAAGGTCTGGATCGCATGGCCCACCTAAG AGCGGACCTGTTGAAGCTTTATGAGCAGGTCATCCTGACCGACATCGAGTTTTCAGACTCCCAGAATGTGGATCAAGCTCTGTGGAAGAACGTCTTTTACCAGGTCATAGAGCGCTTCCGGCAGCTTCTGAAGGACCCGACTCATGACAACGTTGATAACATCAGGAACATCCTGCTGACGCTGCTGGATGAG GGTGCACTGTTCTTTGATtcgctgctgcagaagctgcagacaaCATTTCAGTTCAGACTGGAGGATTACATGGACGGCGTGGCTGTCAGGGCGCGACCGTTACGCAAAACG GTAAAGTACGCCCTCATTAGCGCGCAGCGTTGCATGATTTGCCAGGGAGATATAGCCCGGTACCGAGAACAAGCCAGCGACACGGCCAACTACGGCAAAGCTCGCAG CTGGTACCTGAAAGCCCAGCAGATTGCACCCAAAAACGGACGTCCGTATAACCAACTGGCCCTCCTGGCTGTTTATACC AAGCGTAAATTGGATGCTGTGTATTATTACATGCGCAGCCTGGCAGCCTCCAACCCCATCCTGACTGCCAAGGAGAGCCTGATGAGTCTGTTTGAGGAAGTGAAGCGCAAG ACTGAGCAGCTTgagcggaggaggagacaggaagatGAAGGAGGCTCCAGGGGTCCAGCTgtaagaggaagaggcagaagggACGACGGAGCACGTGTGGAGATTTGGATTCGCCCGAGTGGTCCGGTAGCTGCCCCATCCTCACAGAGGGGTGGCAGTGAATCCAGCAGAGACTCTGAGCAGGACGGAGAGCTGGTCAGTCTCAGTGCAAGTGAG CTCAATAAGAGATTCATTCTGAGTTTCCTTCACGCACATGGAAAGCTCTTTACCAAAGTGGG CATGGAGTCCTTCCCCGGAGTGGCGG GCGTCCTGCAGGAGTTCAGgacgctgctgcagcatggCCCCGCCCTGGTGGGCAGCACGCACATGCTGCagatcatcaccatcaacatgTTCACCATTCACAATAACCACAGCCAGG GTGAAGAAGGGGAAGAGCGATCTGCTTTACATGAACAAAGCATCGCCTTGGGTCTGGGCATGTTTGCGCTGCTGGTGCAGCGCTGCACAGAGCTGCTTCGAGATACTCCAACAG TTCAAATAGATGATgcagaggaaggacagaaaggagaggagatggaaggGATGGTCCACGTCTCTGCATCCTCCTTGGACCTTAGAGAGCTACTACCAAGCATCAAGGTCTGGTCTGACTGGATGTTGGGACACCCAGACCAGTGGAACCCCCCACCACACAGCTTAGA CTGCTGCCCTGATGTTTGGCAGTGTCTGGCAGACCTGTGCAACGTGCTGGCACGCGTTGACCATGAGGAAGTGCCACTGTACAAAGTGGACACCGAGGAGAGCGAAGGAGATGAGGAGTTGacggtgctgcagctgaaggaggacagGCTCCTGGCAGGCTTCGTCCCATTATTGGCGGCACCGCAGGAGCCCTGTTACATagacagacacacggacaca GCAATAGCAGCAGATTGTAAGAGAGTCACAGTGTTGAAGTACTTCCTGGAGGCCTTGTGTGGACAAGAAGAACCTCTGTTGGCCTTCAAGGGAGGCAAATACATCTCTGTGGCGACGCCTCCATCCAACCACTCGGGGGACATGAGGAGCAGACAGGATTCTCTCACGGAGAAAGAA AGCGACGACGTCATCATCGAGGCCGagtcctctctctctgcgtcggaggacgaagaggaggcgGGAGACAGCGAGAACGACATCAGGCAGCTGAAGGCGCGGCGCCACGCCCTCGCTAACAAACTggcgcagcagcagaaacgCAAGGACAAAATCCAG GCGGTTCTGCAGATAGGTGGGCAGTTGGAGCTGGAAGTGCGGCCTCTGTTCTTGGTACCGGACACCAACGGATTCATTGATCACTTGGCAGGGCTGAAGAAACTGCTTCAGTGTGGAACCTACATAATAGTGGTGCCACTCATTG TCATTACCGAGTTGGACGGCTTGGCTAAAGGTCAGGACAACTTTGGGGGTCGACTGGGTCCAGGTGCACCCAAGACTGGCACTGCGGCTCATTTCCAGGCCGTGCAGGCGAACGCCCGCCTGGCAGTGAGCTTCCTAGAGAAGGGATTTGAAGCTAGAGAGCCGTGCCTCCGAGCCCTGACGAGCAGAGGAAGCCAGTTGGAGTCCATAGCCTTCCGTAGTGAAGACACCTCGAGACAGCAG gGAAACAACGACGATGTGATTTTGTCCTGCTGTCTCCACTACTGCAAAGACAAGGCTAAAGACTTCATGCCTAGTGAGAGAA GTGGCACAGTGAGGCTCCAGAGGGAGGTGGTCCTCCTCACGGACGATCGCAACCTGCGCGTCAAAGCCTTGACCCGGAACGTTCCCGTCCGAGACATCCCGGCCTTCCTGAGCTGGGCCAAAGTGGGCTGA